Below is a genomic region from Vitis riparia cultivar Riparia Gloire de Montpellier isolate 1030 chromosome 5, EGFV_Vit.rip_1.0, whole genome shotgun sequence.
aatgaaagaaacgcCACTAGTGCTAGTAAGACTTACTTGCAAAATCAAATCTTTTGCGAGCAAATAATTGGGCATTTCTCCATCCATTACAAATCTCAAAGTTGGAGGCACCTGCAGTTAAAGGTGTAAGGGAATTATGATTCAATGATGCAGATACATATGGAAGGATTTAACTAccacaattatatatatatatatatatatataagtcaaCAGGAGGAAAACATAGTCAACTCATTCAAAATCAGCATGCAACATggttatataaaacaaaaagcaCAATTCGTCAAAAATTTCAGAGTTCTCAGATATATGATACATTCACATTTAcaccaatgaaaaaaaatattatgttcattTTTCACAAACCAAAAAGGTATAGAGGGAAAAGAATGTCTGCAAAAACAGCCCTAGGCTATCAAACAGAAATCTAaccaaaaaaatagaagaaagaaaagatgacAATTAAGCCTGAAAATCCTAAAGTCTGAGCCATTAAAGCAGACCCCTCAAGCCCACATGAGCAAAGCCTGGAATCCAGCAGTCAACCCCCCCAACAGCATCAAACTTGCTGCAGCACAACTGGTTAGCATCAAATTTGGGAGATAGTGATGATGAAATATGGATATCTACCATTGCAACAACAGATGCTATTTCTTGTTCAAGAACAAGATCACTCCCAAACCAATGAAGGTGGACAGAAGGTGGAACCGCAAAACTCCTACATACTCTCAGCAAGAAGCAACCCAAAGCTGAAAAAATGCTGAAGCAGATGTCTGATCTTAGTGACTTGATTCCTCTATGAGCTACCGAATTGAGTTATCACTTATGCAAAAGGACAATGTGCTATTGATCTGGCTCCAGGGTCTTCTTTGCCTAATTTACCCACTTATCACACTAATCCTATTAAAAGATAACGAATTGTTGAAGAAAGGCTTTATTCAGGAGGACCTTAGTCCTTGAATAGTGCTTGCTTTATTGACTGCAAAGAAAAATAGGTCATGGAGGATGCGTATGTACAGTCATGCAACAATAACTAGAACTACCATTTTTGTAAAGATTGACCCTTCTAGTGGGTATCACAAGATTCCAATCAGACTTGAAAGTCAATGGAAGACCACTTTGAAGATGAAGGACAAACTCTGAGTGGTTAGTAGTGCTTTTTGGCCTTGACAAAAGCATCAAACACTTTCATGCACACAATGAAGGTATGCCATCCTTTTATTACTGGTTTCTTATTGCATACTCTAATAACATACTTATATATAGCAAGGCCAACATCAAGAATGCTTTTCATCTACAACAAAAAATGAGGGTGCTTAGACAAGAAAAAAAGCTCTAAATTAACTTAATGGGGTGCCCTTTCATGTGTCCTAGTGTTCTGTTTTTTGGCTTTGGCTTTTGGGGTTCCTTGTCATGGTGTTGAAACAGATATGGAGAAGGTCCAGGCTATATAGAGTGGTTCCTCCCAAACATGTTGCAAGAAGATAGAAAATTTCATGGGATAGCTTATTCTAACAAACCTTTTGTTCATGGTTTTAGGCTTTTAGCACAATTATGGCACCTGTTGTGGTTGCAAGAAGGGTAAGCTCTCACATGGAGAAAGGCAACAATCAAGGCCTTTGAACAGATTAAAAAACAGATGATGGGAGCTCTTGTTCTTCAGCTTCCTGAAATTCTAGGTGTTTAAGTTTGTAaattttgataggcaaacaaaaCAAATGTATTAAAAGCACTAACTGAAAAcgcaccaaagtacacaggtCATATACAAAGGAAGCCAGGAAagcacaacaaaaaataaagagcaACAAAAAATAACTGCCTCTTCAAGAAGATCCGAACCAGTCTATAAAATCTAACATAGGAAGCCACCCATGTTTAAGTCTGTATATGATGCATTGTTCACCAAAGTTTGATTGtaataagaaaaacaagatGTCTATCAGTTACAGGATCCACACACAAACTGAAAATTTGAGGGGGGGAAGTGATCAAAAGAGTAGGgagatataaaaaacaatttgcaAACCTTCAGCAGGATCTTTCCAGTGCCTAATACGAAAGCAGCATCAGTGTTACCTATTCCAGTAGCGAACTGGCCAAATGCCCCAGCAGTACATGTGTGGGAGTCAGTACCTAAGAGGACCTGTGAGAATGTATATAGGGTTCAACAAGTGTTGTGCatataaagatataaaaagtttaaatagattttgaaaaagggCTTGGCAAGAGAAATGTACCTCTCCAGGCCTGCAATGACCTTCTTGGGCAAGGGCAACATGGCATACACCTTTGTAATCCGGATTGGCCTGCATTCTCATACGTAAAGTTTACATTCAGTGCAATAAACAAGAATAGATGATACACCTTCAGCAATATAGTTCAGTGGTTGGAAACTAAAACATGAAAGACCAGAGAGGCATACCCTGAAATTACCAAGATCTTTTATGTCATAGAAGTACTTGATATTTTGCTCTGTGCAAAATTCCCTCAGGATATCAACATTACGATTTGCCCGTTCATCCTTTGTGAAGATGTAGTGTTCAGGTATAATAACAATCTTTTCACGGTCCCAAACCTTTAGTTTCAAAATGAGGATGGATTAATATAAATTGCAGGCTTAAACACAGATAGTCATGCAAAGTACATTGATTGTAGAACTATGCaaagatttaaaattgaaatggaGCAATGAAACACTGTAGCCTAAAAATTAAAGTAGAATATGCATAAACATAGCAGCATGTGTTTGCAGCCTTAGCATTAAAGTAGAAAATCAGATAGTCCAGCATGTTTTATCATATGAGATGGCAATATTTAGATGAGCCTATCCTTTCTCACAAACAGCCATGATTgcatagtttaaaaaaatgcGCCTAGGCTCAAGGCACAATCACTCCCTAGTTGTAGCACCTTGCTTGCCAAatgtttggaattttaatttttttattgattgaattatattttgaataatattttataaaattgatatgcatcctAGGTTGCATTTCACTTCACTTAGGCACGTCCCTTATGTTGCACCTTGAGCCTAAGCTATAAAAGAGATTTTTCACGCCTTAGGTGCGCCTTGCGCTTTTTAAAACTATGCGTGATCATGACTTTATTTCTATATCTTTTTGTTGATCACAAGATATTCATTACAACCTAGATCATCCAATGCTTTGTACAAGAGAAAGGAcagatgtaatattttattggGCCTAAAAAACGCTAAGGAACTAAATGATGCCTCAACAAAATTAGAATCTTCCTATTTGGATGACAAGTAAGAATCAACAACTCATTGCATGTTAACACATATATACCTTTGCATTCTCACCAAACTCTTTCTTGAAGATTCCAAAAGAACCTGGGCCACAGACATCATGGGTCATCAAGAGATCAACATTTACCCATACATTCTCACCTGGGCTCAGCTGGGGTTTTTCAGAAGCCCTGGCCAAGATCTTCTCGGTCATGGTCATTGCAGTCTTTACCTGAAAACAATCCAAAATCCCACTAATATAAACCATCAAATACTAATACCCACCACAGAAAAGAACAATCGAAtgcaaattataaatatataatgaagaagaagcagaaatgaagaaagaaagaaaacgaACTGAACCAGAGGTGGAAGGAGAACGTGGCGATTGTTGGGGTGCCATGACTGAAACAATTTTCCGGGAATTTCTTTTATTGGTTTTCTGAATGGAAAATGATGATGCCGATGATGAAAATGCAGAGAGATCCACATCTTTctgaggaaaaaataaaaaataaaaaacaacgtGGGTCAGTGAGATTTTAGCAAGAAAATTTGGGAAAGAGAAGAAACTTAGGAGGTCATTAACCATTAACCTTGATGAAAGCAGGAGAGTTGGAGGcaatagcagaggaagccatgaaagagaaggaacccTGCTCCTAATTCCGGCAACGTCTGGGGTTTGGAACTGGGTCTTTCGCAGCCCCTGGGAAAGCTGGAACTAGAGAGGAGTGTTTGATTCGGACTCTGAAGTTGCGGCGGCTACGGCTCTCACAAGAGACAGACAAAAGCCAATTGACAGTTGACTATAGCGGTAGTGGGCCAAGTTTACCAAGGCAAGATTTTGGTGCGTTTGCCGCATGCAATAAAGATGGATGACAACGGTATGAGGCCTGTTAAGACCTTTTTCACAACTTATTtgcctttttttcctttttttttttaaaaaaaaatttctaacttaaaatacgcttttaaacaaattatagattttcaagaatttattttaaaattaaatcatttttaaaaataaatttaattattatattagaatactttaagtaataattgaaaatttaaagaatactttgtagaataattttaatacttttataaaaaataaattaagatacttttttttttttatatttgaatttctaaataaaaaatttatttcttaaaacaattgaaaatattttaagaattaccatccaaaattatttttgaaaatatcacCAATAAtacccaaaatttttatttttataataatcaaTATCCTATTTTAAATAAAGGCAATTAAAAGGAGcaaaatgaatattaattcACAAAAATGACCCTATTCATTAGAAAAACTAATacttctttccctttctttacCTAACTCCCCATCTTTTGCTACTTCCCCTTCTTTCTCAATTGAATCTCACAACCCCACTCTCATTTGGCCAAAATCCAAAGTCTAATGTTCCTTCCTCTTtcgtaaatatttttttttcttatccaaaaatgattaatataaataaaaaggttcTTCCTCCAAGAATGACAAGATGCCACAAGGTATTTGTTTCATAAAATCAATTCATAGTTTGTTTTATCTTAATTCTCAACTACTTCAAGTGCTACGGTTGATGTGTCTTCTTGAGAGGACACTGCATTAGGGATGATCCCACAGGGAGAGTTACTTTTTTCCAATGGTGTCAGAAAGGTGTTCCCCAAATCTTATCTAAACAAAAGAAAGATCGAGGTGTGCATTCTGAAAAGAGTCTAGTAAGTGAAACAGAATAGGTGCTGTGAGTGGAGAGTAGTCAACCCTTTCCATGCTACGTTTAGGGTCTCATCACCACCCCCTTCCAACTTAAGCACACCTTAACTCAACACATCAAGACTCAGCTCTACACATGAATCTTCATATGCACACCTTGCTTTGCATACGCACAACCTCATTGTCTTATGCACACTGGTTAACACTAAGAAATAAGGTTTTTTCATGCTTAAAATAAGGATTTTATAAACCTTTTAAGTgttaatcaatatttttaaacttaaatatgCTAAGCTTGCATTTCAGAACTAATGATTTTATTAGTTAAGAATGCaacaaaaagaagataaaaacataAGCAAGTCTCAAGGAAATATAAGAAACTGAGGTTGATTGAAGTAAGTTCGAGAAGTAAAGGAAGACATGAAGTGGAGATTGGATATCAAGAGgataagaaaaagatgaaggaaGGTTGTTGCTAGTTTTGGAATTCCATTTCGATACCAAATGCGATAGGAAATTATGGTATCAAATCTTGAAGAATCACCGATAgttttccaaactcaatttgaTGCCATTTTCAAAAGATGGAACGAATCAGACAACAATTTTGTTAAGAGGAGAATTTCGAACAACAGTTTAGTTCACTGAACAGTACTTTTTTGGCAACCGACACTTGATGTTAGAATGAATCAATACCAAAGAAGCCAATGTTCAGTATTTGATAACATACCATGGGGATATTCACTCTTGGCCCTTTTCTATCTGATCAATCTGATACCGTAATCCAATGTTGGTTTGCATTTGACGGTAGAGTAAAATTGGTCGTAGCTAGAAGCTATCTCTCAGAACAACCAATAACAATTCAATAACATAACAGCATTCAAATATCAAGGTGAAAAATCCATTTTGAGTTGATTTTTGAATCAGACTTTGCATTATATTGGATAGGAATCCCAAGTGGACTGGGACATGCTTGAGGTGGAATTCTATGGTGGAAGCCAAAGATCAAGAAATTAGAATGCAATTTCAACATCAATTCTGATAATGAAGGTGAGAACTAACACTAAACGGATAGCCTCTGGGGTTGTCATCATTTTGAATAGATAAAGCTTTGAACAAAGTGAAGGAAGGTAATCGATGTCGgttttgtatcaaaataaagGACACTAATTTTGATAGTAGTGTCATGCACAGTCCGTTTTGGTGGTAGCTTCTTGTGCTCTATCGGTTTTGAAGGCCCATTCTACCATTATTTTTTACACTGCTTGGAGGTTATCCCTGATATTGGAATAAGCGGTAATAAGTGTAATTCATGTCGTTTCAAACCAATGTCAAAGCTAATTCCAGTCGTTCACTCTGAGTATGCTTGTCAAGGATCTTTGACCAGTTTGTAGGTTATTTTAGCAATCATTCATTTAGGGTTAGGGCTAGAAACTTACataaatacttattattttaGATAGACATACATGTACGTACATTCATTAGTGATTTAGTTTTCGGCTTAATAGAGATCCACTCtgtgtttctttattttcctttgtgaATCAATCATGAGTGGATAAGGTCATTTGTATCCAGAGTGCTACCCAAGGGAAGATTTCAAGAAGGAATGCATCCATGCAGgtaaaattgttaatttttatttctagattCAAATAGACTCTCTAGAAGTCTATCAGGACATGATATCATTGATGCTTATTGATTGATTGAACGTTTACCCTATTggtttgatttattgatgattgatttgaTCAATGATATGCAAAATCCTCGAATAAAATCTTATATGAGTATTGCACTTAATAAATTGAGATATGAATGCAATGGAATGCAGTCATCCTTAGGTAAAACGGGATCTTATTCCACAAAATCTAAACTTGGGAGAACAACCTACTTTGTATAGTTTATCACCTTGTGGCTTGTAAAAACCAAGTCTTGGATAGAAAAGTACCTAAAGCGAAGTCAAACCAAAAAGTGGCTTGCAGGTTCCTTAAGGATTAACATTAGTTGAAACTCtagttttaattcctttttgtttcattttttcagTTAGTAGTTTAGTTAGGTCATTTCATAAGTCTTACTtctaagtttattttatttccatgcTACCACTGATCGTGGATGCAGATTGGTTGGGAAAGAGATTTTGCTGGTAGATTACAGAGAAGACCCAATCAGGTTGCAGCCCAATCCAACACAATGAAGGGAGAAGACCAGAATCAGGAGTGTCACAATGCCTCAAATCCACCCCCATTTCAGATTCGTAGATAAGTGAGGAAGCATCCCAATTCACCATGGGTCACTCTAACCCTTCTTCTTTGTGACCCCAGCTGAACATGTCCTCATCAGACTGTAGATAGTTTAGTTGCTATCAGCGTTCAGAGGCAGAGAGTAAAAATCCATATGCACATATCAAAGACTAGGAAGAAATATGTTTCACTTTCAAAGATGCTAATGTTCTGGTGGACCTATTAAGGATGAAGTTATTTCTACTCACTCTGAAAGACAAGGGAAAGACGTGGTTGAACGTCTTAAGGCCAAGGAGAATAAGAAACCggaatgattttcaaactaCCTTTTTGCACAAGTTCTTTTCAACTCATAGAACTAGTACCTGGAAGAAAAAGATATCAAACTTCATGGCTAGAGATGGAGAAAAGATTTTTGCGTGTTGGGAGAGATTCCAGGAGACCATTGGAGCTTGCCCATACCACTGGATTTGACAATTAGAATCACCCGTACATCTAATTCAACAATCAAGGCAATTTTCAATAAGGAGTCAGAATTAGTTTGGAGGCCACCAGGTGATGAAAAATGCCCAACATGGACAGCCAGGAGCATCAAGTTCTTATTAGATGTAGCTTTAGCCCTACCAGTCCAAGATCAACCATCTAGCTCACCCTCATACCTAGAGAATCTATTTCAAAGCTTTATTCAAAAATAGAATATGAGCAATAAAGAACAAAGAAGATCGAACGAGAAGCAAAGGAAGATTAATGCTCATACTTTCTAAGCAATTACAAACATTCAGGCCTTGCTCAACAAGTTGAACATCTAGGGTACACAAGAAGAAGGGAGATTTCCTACTCAACCTCATCAAACTCCAAGGGGGGTCTATGAAATCAATGAAGGCAAAGCTGAAAGAAATGATCACCCAGAGGTCAAAGCTGTTGTGACCCTGAGGAGTGGCAAGGTGCTAGCAGAAAGTGGAAGGAAGAGGAATATAGTCATTGAATAGAGAAAGGGGCTACTaggaatgaagaagaagatagaaaAGGAAGGAGAGGTAGAAGCAGATAAAAGGGTTGAAGAAAAGATGATGGAAAAAAAGCAAAAGCAGATAGTAGTTGCTTATCCATCAGCtttgaaagagagaaagaaagtggAGAAGTACCAAAAGGTATTTGAGCTCCTCAAGCAAGTTACGATGAATATACCTCTGATTGATATGATAAAGCAAGTACCACTCTATGCCAAGTACTTTTAGGACTAAAGAAAGATTTTAGTGGACAAGAAATCGTTCTTGATAGAGCAAGTGCAATTACAGAGTGTAAGACACTAGTGAAGTATAAAAATCCAAGTTGCTTGCCTGTCTCCATTTTGGTTTGTATTTTTTGAGCTTTGTTTGGGAAGCTATGGAGAGCCAATGCTAACGGGATTACACTGTAAAGTTGTATACTTATCCatatcttcctttttattt
It encodes:
- the LOC117913937 gene encoding 3-isopropylmalate dehydratase large subunit, chloroplastic-like isoform X1, which produces MASSAIASNSPAFIKKDVDLSAFSSSASSFSIQKTNKRNSRKIVSVMAPQQSPRSPSTSGSVKTAMTMTEKILARASEKPQLSPGENVWVNVDLLMTHDVCGPGSFGIFKKEFGENAKVWDREKIVIIPEHYIFTKDERANRNVDILREFCTEQNIKYFYDIKDLGNFRANPDYKGVCHVALAQEGHCRPGEVLLGTDSHTCTAGAFGQFATGIGNTDAAFVLGTGKILLKVPPTLRFVMDGEMPNYLLAKDLILQIIGEISVSGATYKSMEFVGTTVESLTMEERMTLCNMVIEAGGKNGVVPADSTTHKYLEDKTSLPYEPVYSDEQARFLSEYRFDISKLEPLVAKPHSPDKRALARECKDVKINRVYIGSCTGGKSEDFLAAAKVFHASGKKVKVPTFLVPATQKVWMDVYSLPVPGCGGKTCSQIFEEAGCDTPASPTCGACMGGPRDTYARMNEPQVCVSTTNRNFPGRMGHKESQIYLASPYTAAASALRGYVTDPREFLQ